The genomic DNA GCCGTTGCGGTCTCGAAGCGCATCCCCGCCCGGGTGATCAGGATCGTGTCCTCGGACCGCACGCTGACGTTGCCCGCGCCGGCCACGGCCATGCCCTGCGCCGCCAGGTCGCGACAGCGCGCCGCCACGTCACCGCGTAGCGCCTGCAGGTTGCTCACGAGCGGGGATACCGTGCCCGCAGCGCAGCGAAGGCGCCGTCCAGACCGGTGAGAGCCATGTCGAGGTCGCCGTCGGTCATCGCGGCCGAGACGAACCAGTTGTGCTTGGGGTGTACGTAGACCCCGCGAGCCTGTGCCTCCGCGCTGAATGCAATGGATAGCTCGTAGTCGGAGTCGTTGCCGAACAACAGGTTCGGCATCTGAGCGGGCCCGGTGTAGTGCACGTCGAATCCCCATCGCTCGGCGCTGGCGACGATGCCGGTGCGCAGGTGCTGCCCGAGGTCCCGCATCCGGGACACCGAGTCGCGGCGCGCCAGTTCGGTGAGCGTGGCCAAGCCGGCGGCCATGTCCACGGCTCCCATCCAGAACGAACCGGTGACGAAGATGCCACCGGCGGCGTCCCGGTATCGGTCGGTGCCGGTAACCGCGGCCAGCGGATATCCGTTCGCGATGGCCTTGCTCCAGGGCGTCAGATCCACTGGTACGCCGAGGGGTTCCCAGCTGCCGCCGTGGTGCAGCCGGAAGCCGGCGCGGACGTCGTCGAGGATGAGCGCCGCGCCGATCTCGTCGCAGTAGGCACGGACGTCCCGCGCGAAGGTCGGGTCGACGAATTCCTGGTCGTACCCGGCGTCGTGCCGGAAGGGGCTGACGATGATCGCGGCGACGTCGCCTGCCCGATCGCCGACGGCGGCGCGGATCGAGGCGACGTCGTTGAACTGGTACTGCAGCAGGTTGGCGCGGTCCGCGGCGGTGACGCCCGCGGGGAA from Mycolicibacterium arabiense includes the following:
- a CDS encoding aminotransferase class III-fold pyridoxal phosphate-dependent enzyme; this encodes MTTDIDVTADRRQRSADTELRRRAKAVVPNGMYGHENMNAFPAIPQFIARSRGARLWDVDGNEYVDLMCSWGPVILGHGDPVVDAAAEEQRRQGDCLNGPAPVMVELAETFVETVADADWAMFAKNGTDATTMCCTIARAQTGRTMILVAEGAYHGAAPWCTPFPAGVTAADRANLLQYQFNDVASIRAAVGDRAGDVAAIIVSPFRHDAGYDQEFVDPTFARDVRAYCDEIGAALILDDVRAGFRLHHGGSWEPLGVPVDLTPWSKAIANGYPLAAVTGTDRYRDAAGGIFVTGSFWMGAVDMAAGLATLTELARRDSVSRMRDLGQHLRTGIVASAERWGFDVHYTGPAQMPNLLFGNDSDYELSIAFSAEAQARGVYVHPKHNWFVSAAMTDGDLDMALTGLDGAFAALRARYPRS